The nucleotide window GACCACAGCCGTCCTGCCCTCAAGCTGTCCCATGCGAGTGCCTCCATAGCCCTCTGTGTTGACCTGCTTCGATAGCCATCCTTCAGGAACGCGCCGGTACAGTGCATCACATATAGTCCTTATTTCTTTACGTATCGTCCAGAAGGGAGGAGCGCATGCTCGGCTCCGGCGATCCGATCACCGACGCCATCGGCCTTCTGCGCCCTCGCACCGTGATCGACCCCGGTCTCCATGCGGCGGGCCCCTGGGCGCTGCGCTTCGACCAGCCCTCGGATGTCAAGCTTGGCGTCGTCGCGCGCGGCACGTGCTGGCTGACCCTTGACGGGCACAAGCCCGTACTGCTGGAAGAGGGCGACTTCTACCTGCTGGGCAACCCCCCGCCCTACGTCCTGGCCAGCACGCTCACCGCACCGTCGCGCCCCGCGAAGCCGGTGTGGGGGAGCGCCAGGGACGGTGTCGTACGCATCGGCCCGGAGGCCGAGGAAGACACATACCTCTGCGGCGGGTACTTCTCGTTCGAGGACACGAACGCCCCAGCCCTGACCCAAGTCCTACCGCTGCTCGTGCTTGTCCGTGCCGCAGATCCCCGCGGCAAGCTCCTGGCACACCTCAGCGAGCTCCTGGTCTCCGAGACCAGGACCGCCGCCGCCGGCAGCTCTCTCGTCCTGAACCACCTCGCACAGGTCCTATTCGTCCACATGCTGCGCGCCCACGCCGAACAGGCCGATCAGCCCACCGGCTGGCTGGGAGCGCTCAACGACGACGGCATCGGTGCCGCACTTCGCGCCATGCACACCGACGCGGCACACCCCTGGACACTCAAAGAGCTTGCCGGTATCAGCCACATGTCACGTTCCGCGTTCGCCTCATCCTTCAAGAGCCGGGTTGGAACCACCCCGCTGGACTATCTGATCCAGTGGAGAATGAGCCTCGCCCGCGACGCCCTGAGCCGCGGCACACGAACGATCTCCGAACTCGCGTTCACGATCGGCTACAAATCCGAAAGCGCGTTCAGCACCGCATTCCGCCGCGTGGTCGGTTCCTCACCCAAACAATTCCGCGAAACATCAACCTGCGCGGTCAACGGCCGTCCGGATCAGGGCCACTGACCCCGTACCGCGACGAGTACCCGTTCTCGAAGCCCACAGCCAGGGATCGAAATCAGGTTCTCCGGGCCAGGTGGCCTCCGGCTCGCTGCGCGTGGGCGACGGCGTGACCGTCCACCTCCCGGCCGGTCGTCCGGTATCGAGGGCATCGACGTACTCGGCCGGGAGGTGCGG belongs to Streptomyces sp. V3I8 and includes:
- a CDS encoding AraC family transcriptional regulator, whose product is MLGSGDPITDAIGLLRPRTVIDPGLHAAGPWALRFDQPSDVKLGVVARGTCWLTLDGHKPVLLEEGDFYLLGNPPPYVLASTLTAPSRPAKPVWGSARDGVVRIGPEAEEDTYLCGGYFSFEDTNAPALTQVLPLLVLVRAADPRGKLLAHLSELLVSETRTAAAGSSLVLNHLAQVLFVHMLRAHAEQADQPTGWLGALNDDGIGAALRAMHTDAAHPWTLKELAGISHMSRSAFASSFKSRVGTTPLDYLIQWRMSLARDALSRGTRTISELAFTIGYKSESAFSTAFRRVVGSSPKQFRETSTCAVNGRPDQGH